The proteins below are encoded in one region of Amycolatopsis acidiphila:
- a CDS encoding acetyl-CoA hydrolase/transferase family protein produces the protein MIDLKRHIPEGAGIWWGQASAEPTPLVHALLDQLGELGRHRAFCGLTWDQRLTRELPEQLSLVSYGALGELRRVSRAGRLTVLPCHYSALPAMFAEGALPSDVGFVQVSPPDADGLCSLGVGADYAADAVEHTPVLLAEINQRMPATTGTPRIPVGRFAAVVETDRPLAEAPAKEPDDAELAIARHVAGLISDGDTLQMGVGSLPSAVLDCLAGHSDLGFHSGMISDGVLRLVEKGVLTGARKEIDRGVIVTGAALGTAELYDRLPDLPVHFRPASYTHAPATLSRLRSLVSVNSAIEVDLTGQVGAEVRRGAYIGAVGGQADFTRAASLTGTRSVITVRARSGTHSTIVTALHGGAVTTSRSDVDCVVTEYGVAHLRGCDLAERARRLVAIAAPEHREALSRGAHP, from the coding sequence ATGATCGACCTCAAGCGCCACATCCCGGAGGGCGCCGGAATCTGGTGGGGCCAGGCCAGTGCCGAGCCCACCCCGCTCGTGCACGCCCTGCTCGACCAGCTCGGCGAACTCGGCCGCCACCGCGCGTTCTGCGGGCTGACCTGGGACCAGCGGCTCACCCGGGAGCTGCCCGAGCAGCTGTCGCTGGTGTCCTACGGCGCGCTCGGCGAGCTGCGCCGCGTCAGCCGCGCCGGACGGCTCACCGTGCTGCCGTGCCACTACTCGGCGCTGCCCGCGATGTTCGCCGAGGGCGCGCTGCCGTCCGACGTCGGGTTCGTCCAGGTCTCCCCGCCGGACGCGGACGGGCTGTGCTCCCTCGGCGTCGGCGCCGACTACGCCGCCGACGCCGTCGAGCACACGCCGGTGCTGCTGGCCGAGATCAACCAGCGGATGCCCGCCACCACGGGCACGCCGCGCATCCCGGTCGGCCGCTTCGCCGCCGTGGTCGAGACCGACCGGCCGCTGGCCGAGGCACCGGCCAAGGAGCCGGACGACGCGGAACTGGCGATCGCCCGGCACGTCGCCGGGCTGATCTCGGACGGCGACACGCTGCAGATGGGCGTCGGGTCGCTGCCCTCCGCGGTGCTGGACTGCCTGGCCGGGCACTCCGACCTGGGCTTCCACTCCGGCATGATCTCCGACGGCGTGCTGCGGCTGGTGGAGAAGGGCGTGCTGACCGGCGCCCGCAAGGAGATCGACCGCGGCGTCATCGTCACCGGCGCCGCGCTGGGCACCGCCGAGCTGTACGACCGGCTGCCGGACCTGCCGGTGCACTTCCGGCCGGCGAGCTACACGCACGCGCCGGCCACCCTGTCCCGGCTGCGGTCGCTGGTGTCGGTCAACTCCGCCATCGAGGTCGACCTCACCGGCCAGGTCGGCGCCGAGGTCCGCCGCGGCGCCTACATCGGGGCCGTCGGCGGCCAGGCCGACTTCACCCGCGCCGCGTCGCTCACCGGCACCCGGTCGGTCATCACCGTGCGGGCCCGCTCGGGCACGCACTCCACCATCGTGACGGCGCTGCACGGCGGCGCCGTCACCACGTCCCGGTCCGATGTGGACTGTGTGGTGACCGAGTACGGCGTGGCGCACCTGCGTGGGTGCGACCTGGCCGAGCGGGCGCGACGGCTGGTCGCGATCGCCGCACCCGAGCACCGCGAAGCCCTGTCGAGAGGAGCCCACCCATGA
- a CDS encoding enoyl-CoA hydratase/isomerase family protein: protein MVELKLETIELAEPVRGVVVATLNRPESLNSMTVTMFAELERLAFALGDDDDVRVLVLTGAGKAFCAGYDLDDADELAGLTALGMLERQEHAARSLSALRSLRIPVIAAVNGAAAGGGLSLALAADIRLASQTAKFNAAFVRIGLSAGDLGASWLLPRIIGPALASEIAYTGRFVFAEEAERTGLVNKVVPGERLLEEALAMASLICANSPGGVQLSKRALQANMEITSYAAALELENRGQALLTRGADMPEALAAFKEKRAPDFTGR from the coding sequence ATGGTGGAGCTGAAGCTGGAGACGATCGAGCTGGCGGAGCCGGTGCGGGGCGTCGTCGTGGCGACCCTGAACCGGCCGGAGAGCCTCAACTCGATGACGGTGACGATGTTCGCCGAGCTCGAGCGGCTGGCGTTCGCCCTCGGCGATGACGACGACGTGCGGGTGCTGGTCCTCACCGGCGCCGGCAAGGCGTTCTGCGCGGGCTACGACCTCGACGACGCCGACGAGCTGGCCGGGCTGACCGCGCTCGGGATGCTGGAGCGCCAGGAGCACGCCGCGCGCAGCCTGTCCGCGCTGCGGTCGCTGCGGATCCCGGTGATCGCGGCGGTCAACGGCGCCGCGGCCGGCGGCGGGCTGTCGCTCGCGCTCGCCGCCGACATCAGGCTGGCTTCGCAGACCGCGAAGTTCAATGCCGCGTTCGTCCGCATCGGACTGTCGGCGGGCGACCTCGGCGCGTCCTGGCTGCTGCCGCGCATCATCGGTCCCGCCCTGGCTTCGGAGATCGCCTACACCGGCCGGTTCGTGTTCGCGGAGGAGGCGGAGCGCACCGGGCTGGTGAACAAGGTCGTGCCGGGGGAGCGGTTGCTGGAGGAGGCGCTCGCGATGGCCTCGCTCATCTGTGCCAACTCACCGGGCGGCGTGCAGCTGTCGAAGCGGGCGCTGCAGGCGAACATGGAGATCACCTCCTACGCCGCGGCACTGGAGCTGGAGAACCGCGGCCAGGCACTGCTCACCCGCGGCGCGGACATGCCCGAGGCGCTGGCCGCCTTCAAGGAAAAGCGCGCGCCCGACTTCACCGGCCGCTGA
- the menB gene encoding 1,4-dihydroxy-2-naphthoyl-CoA synthase, producing MSVGWKQVGDYADIRLEHSGDGIAKITICRPEVRNAFRPQTLVEISDALDVAREDTSIGVIILTGQGDLAFCSGGDQRVRGDTGYLSEPGRPGRFHVTDLHVQIRRLPKPVVAMVAGYAVGGGQVLQLVCDLAIAADNARFGQTGPRVGSFDGGFGAGLLANLVGTRKAKEIWFLCRQYDARQALELGLVNTVVPLAGLEAETVRWCREMLALSPFALRMLKASFHAAEDGLAGIQQLAHDANLLFYASEEAKEGREAYKDKRTPDFGRFPRRP from the coding sequence GTGAGCGTCGGCTGGAAGCAGGTCGGCGACTACGCCGACATCCGCCTCGAGCACAGCGGGGACGGGATCGCCAAGATCACCATCTGCCGCCCCGAGGTGCGCAACGCCTTCCGGCCGCAGACGCTGGTGGAGATCTCCGACGCGCTCGACGTGGCCCGCGAGGACACCTCGATCGGGGTGATCATCCTTACCGGGCAAGGAGATCTCGCCTTCTGCTCCGGCGGTGACCAGCGGGTGCGCGGCGACACCGGGTACCTGTCCGAGCCCGGCAGGCCCGGCCGGTTCCACGTCACCGATCTCCACGTGCAGATCCGGCGGCTGCCCAAGCCCGTGGTCGCGATGGTCGCGGGCTACGCGGTCGGCGGGGGACAGGTGCTGCAGCTGGTGTGCGACCTGGCGATCGCCGCCGACAACGCCAGGTTCGGGCAGACCGGGCCGCGGGTCGGCTCCTTCGACGGCGGGTTCGGCGCCGGCCTGCTCGCGAACCTGGTCGGCACCCGCAAGGCCAAGGAGATCTGGTTCCTGTGCCGCCAGTACGACGCGCGGCAGGCGCTGGAGCTGGGGCTGGTCAACACCGTCGTGCCGCTGGCCGGGCTGGAGGCCGAGACCGTGCGGTGGTGCCGGGAGATGCTGGCGCTGTCGCCGTTCGCACTGCGCATGCTCAAGGCGAGCTTCCACGCGGCCGAGGACGGGCTGGCCGGCATCCAGCAGCTCGCGCACGACGCCAACCTGCTGTTCTACGCCTCCGAAGAGGCCAAGGAAGGCCGCGAGGCCTACAAGGACAAGCGCACGCCGGACTTCGGCCGGTTCCCGCGCCGGCCCTGA
- a CDS encoding hydroxymethylglutaryl-CoA lyase — MTTRRPSSVHIREVGPRDGFQNEPEHIPTEQKVRLINALASTGLKRIEVASFVRPDVIPQLSDGVEVLNRIDVPGDVRLMVLIPNSRGLDNALKVREKFHEAAIFVSASETHNKKNVNRTVGETMADNEKMAARIKGEGLDCAAVIATSFGCPYEGRVALERVLGLAERFAEAGATEIGFGDTTGMANPAYVTEFFTAALDRLPGVEVTAHFHNTRGQGLANAFAALEVGCASFESSFGELGGCPVPPGSTGNIATEDLVSMFHEMGVETGLSLPGLIDAARAAQDVLGRKLTSHSIVAGPVNWN, encoded by the coding sequence ATGACCACCCGGCGACCGAGCAGCGTGCACATCCGCGAGGTCGGCCCGCGCGACGGTTTCCAGAACGAGCCCGAGCACATCCCCACCGAGCAGAAGGTGCGGCTGATCAACGCGCTGGCGAGCACCGGGCTCAAGCGGATCGAGGTCGCGAGCTTCGTGCGTCCCGACGTCATCCCGCAGCTGTCCGACGGGGTCGAGGTGCTCAACCGGATCGACGTGCCCGGCGACGTGCGGCTGATGGTGCTGATCCCGAACAGCAGGGGCCTGGACAACGCGCTGAAGGTGCGGGAGAAGTTCCACGAGGCCGCGATCTTCGTGTCCGCCTCGGAGACCCACAACAAGAAGAACGTCAACCGCACGGTCGGCGAGACCATGGCGGACAACGAGAAGATGGCCGCGCGCATCAAGGGCGAGGGCCTGGACTGCGCGGCGGTGATCGCGACCTCGTTCGGCTGCCCGTACGAGGGCAGGGTCGCCCTGGAGCGGGTGCTCGGCCTCGCCGAGCGGTTCGCCGAGGCGGGTGCGACGGAGATCGGTTTCGGCGACACCACAGGCATGGCGAACCCCGCGTACGTGACGGAGTTCTTCACCGCCGCGCTGGACCGGCTGCCCGGCGTCGAGGTCACCGCGCACTTCCACAACACCCGCGGGCAGGGCCTCGCCAACGCCTTCGCCGCCCTGGAGGTGGGCTGCGCGAGCTTCGAGTCCAGCTTCGGCGAGCTGGGCGGCTGCCCGGTCCCGCCCGGATCGACCGGCAACATCGCGACCGAGGACCTGGTCAGCATGTTCCACGAGATGGGCGTGGAAACCGGTCTGTCGCTGCCCGGGCTCATCGACGCGGCACGCGCCGCGCAGGACGTCCTGGGCCGCAAGCTCACCAGCCATTCGATAGTGGCCGGACCCGTCAACTGGAACTGA
- a CDS encoding acyl-CoA dehydrogenase family protein, whose protein sequence is MDFALTEDQATIRQAVAELARKFDDQYWLEKDAAHEFPTEFYNAFAQGGWLGITTPEEYGGHGFGITEAALLLEEVSASGGGMNAASSMHLSIFGMHPVIVHGSEELKQRTLPRIVSGDLHVCFGVTEPGAGLDTTRITTFARREGDEYVVNGRKVWISKAVESEKILLLTRTTKFEDAKKKTDGLTLFLTDLDRSKVDIRPIRKMGRNAVTSNELFIDDLRIPVEDRVGEEGQGFKYILDGLNPERMLVAAEALGLGRAALRAAVRYGNEREVFGRPIGMNQGLQFPLADSLARLDAAELALRKATWLYDNGKPCGREANTAKYLCADAGFQAADRALQTHGGMGYSEEYHVSRYFREARLLKIAPLSQEMVLNYLGSHVLGLPRSY, encoded by the coding sequence GTGGACTTTGCACTGACCGAGGACCAGGCGACCATTCGCCAGGCGGTGGCCGAGCTGGCCCGTAAGTTCGACGACCAGTACTGGCTCGAGAAGGACGCGGCGCACGAGTTCCCCACCGAGTTCTACAACGCCTTCGCCCAGGGTGGTTGGCTCGGCATCACCACGCCGGAGGAGTACGGCGGGCACGGCTTCGGCATCACCGAGGCGGCGCTGCTGCTGGAGGAGGTGTCGGCCTCCGGTGGCGGGATGAACGCCGCCAGCTCGATGCACCTGTCGATCTTCGGCATGCACCCGGTGATCGTGCACGGCTCCGAGGAGCTCAAGCAGCGCACGCTGCCGCGCATCGTCAGCGGGGACCTGCACGTCTGCTTCGGCGTCACCGAGCCCGGGGCGGGCCTGGACACCACGCGCATCACGACCTTCGCGCGCCGGGAGGGCGACGAGTACGTCGTGAACGGGCGCAAGGTGTGGATCTCCAAGGCCGTGGAGTCGGAGAAGATCCTGCTGCTGACCCGGACCACCAAGTTCGAGGACGCCAAGAAGAAGACCGACGGCCTCACGCTGTTCCTCACCGACCTCGACCGGTCGAAAGTGGACATCCGGCCGATCCGCAAGATGGGCCGCAACGCCGTCACCTCGAACGAGCTGTTCATCGACGACCTGCGGATCCCGGTCGAGGACCGGGTCGGCGAGGAGGGGCAGGGTTTCAAGTACATCCTCGACGGCCTCAACCCCGAGCGGATGCTGGTCGCCGCCGAGGCGCTCGGCCTCGGCAGGGCGGCGCTGCGGGCGGCGGTCCGCTACGGCAACGAGCGAGAGGTGTTCGGCCGTCCCATCGGGATGAACCAGGGCCTGCAGTTCCCGCTCGCGGACTCCCTCGCCCGCCTCGACGCCGCGGAACTGGCCCTGCGCAAGGCGACCTGGCTCTACGACAACGGCAAGCCGTGCGGCCGCGAGGCCAACACGGCGAAGTACCTGTGCGCCGACGCCGGCTTCCAGGCCGCGGACCGCGCACTGCAGACCCACGGCGGCATGGGGTATTCGGAGGAGTACCACGTCTCGCGCTACTTCCGCGAGGCCCGCCTGCTCAAGATCGCACCGCTGAGCCAGGAGATGGTCCTGAACTACCTCGGCTCACACGTGCTCGGACTGCCGAGGAGCTACTGA
- a CDS encoding LLM class flavin-dependent oxidoreductase: MYGLTVFSSGSGPERFRRMAELAARAEEAGFDAVWTGELYNRSATVPLAVLSQATSRVRLGTNIAYGVGRTPLVWAAEARDLDELSGGRLTLGLGNGTPRMMADWHGVSGEAPAARMEELVTVLRKLWRLHEGPVEHEGRFYRVRLRPTSDTPPPVQEYLPIWTAGVNPRMIRAAGRVADGLVGHPMFTPAYLDEVVRPGLAAGLADSGREPGDVKLMGILMCAVDADADAARRRLAFAVAQYAASRVYDRLFALHGWSAAQAKIREAARTGDGDAMTAAVPDEALDAVGVACRPGELKERVAVHARDYDHLNLVSVPWGLKPDEAEEATVAIVAGMS, encoded by the coding sequence ATGTACGGACTGACCGTCTTCAGCTCGGGTTCGGGACCCGAACGGTTCCGCCGGATGGCAGAGCTCGCGGCGAGAGCCGAGGAAGCGGGGTTCGACGCGGTGTGGACCGGCGAGCTGTACAACCGGTCGGCGACCGTGCCGCTGGCGGTGCTGTCGCAGGCCACCAGCCGCGTCCGGCTCGGCACGAACATCGCCTACGGCGTCGGGCGCACCCCGCTGGTGTGGGCGGCCGAGGCCCGCGACCTCGACGAGCTCTCCGGCGGGCGGCTGACCCTCGGCCTGGGCAACGGCACGCCGCGGATGATGGCGGACTGGCACGGCGTCAGCGGCGAGGCCCCGGCCGCCCGGATGGAGGAGCTGGTCACCGTGCTGCGCAAGCTGTGGCGCCTGCACGAAGGCCCGGTCGAGCACGAGGGCCGCTTCTACCGCGTCCGGCTGCGGCCGACCTCCGACACCCCGCCGCCCGTCCAGGAGTACCTGCCGATCTGGACCGCGGGCGTCAACCCGCGGATGATCCGCGCCGCGGGCCGGGTCGCGGACGGGCTCGTCGGGCACCCGATGTTCACCCCGGCCTACCTCGACGAGGTCGTGCGGCCCGGCCTGGCGGCCGGGCTGGCGGACTCGGGCCGGGAACCGGGCGACGTCAAGCTGATGGGCATCCTGATGTGCGCGGTCGACGCCGATGCGGACGCCGCACGACGGCGGCTGGCCTTCGCCGTCGCCCAGTACGCGGCCTCCCGGGTGTACGACCGGCTGTTCGCGCTGCACGGCTGGTCCGCTGCCCAGGCGAAGATCCGCGAGGCCGCGCGCACCGGGGACGGCGACGCGATGACCGCCGCCGTGCCCGACGAGGCGCTCGACGCGGTCGGCGTGGCGTGCCGTCCCGGCGAGCTGAAGGAGCGGGTCGCGGTGCACGCGCGCGACTACGACCACCTCAACCTGGTGAGCGTGCCGTGGGGGCTCAAACCCGACGAGGCGGAGGAAGCGACAGTGGCGATCGTGGCGGGGATGAGCTGA
- a CDS encoding SDR family NAD(P)-dependent oxidoreductase — translation MFRLDNRSALVTGAGGGIGAAVARAFADAGARVLVTDIDEQAAKATAESIGDAAEYRALDVRDAATAAEAAAQAAALGDGKLHILVNNAGAIAPAMFPKLTEEAFRRIVDIHLVGSFVCSKAVLPYLPDDGSGRIINVTSAAGLEGTIGQANYGAAKAGIIGLTKSLAKELARRQVTVNALAPLAATAMTENIRGNEKLAAKTLARIPLGRWAAPDEIAGSFVFLASPAAGYITGQVLPVDGGTVM, via the coding sequence ATGTTCCGTCTGGACAACCGATCCGCGCTCGTGACCGGCGCCGGCGGCGGCATCGGCGCCGCCGTCGCCCGCGCGTTCGCCGACGCCGGGGCGCGCGTGCTCGTCACCGACATCGACGAGCAGGCCGCGAAGGCGACCGCGGAGAGCATCGGCGACGCGGCCGAGTACCGGGCGCTCGACGTCCGCGACGCGGCCACCGCGGCGGAGGCGGCCGCGCAGGCGGCGGCGCTCGGGGACGGGAAGCTGCACATCCTGGTCAACAACGCCGGGGCGATCGCGCCCGCGATGTTCCCGAAGCTGACCGAGGAGGCGTTCCGGCGCATCGTCGACATCCACCTGGTCGGCAGCTTCGTGTGCAGCAAGGCGGTGCTGCCCTACCTGCCGGATGACGGCAGCGGGCGGATCATCAACGTCACCTCCGCCGCCGGGCTGGAGGGCACGATCGGCCAGGCGAACTACGGCGCCGCGAAGGCCGGGATCATCGGCCTGACCAAGTCGCTGGCCAAGGAGCTGGCCCGGCGGCAGGTCACGGTCAACGCGCTCGCGCCGCTCGCGGCCACGGCGATGACGGAGAACATCCGCGGCAACGAGAAGCTGGCCGCGAAGACGCTCGCGCGCATCCCGCTCGGCCGCTGGGCGGCTCCGGACGAGATCGCGGGCAGCTTCGTGTTCCTGGCCTCGCCCGCGGCGGGCTACATCACCGGCCAGGTGCTGCCGGTCGACGGCGGGACGGTGATGTGA
- a CDS encoding SDR family NAD(P)-dependent oxidoreductase, translating to MSNRVALVTGGAQGIGQGIAQTLGEQQYRVAIADLNLEAAQATAKSITEAGGTALAVQADITDTASVQAAVKTVTEELGPVEIVVNNAGWDDFMKFVDTDEDFWNRILDINFKGALRVVQAVVPGMIERGFGRVINIGSDAGRVGSSLEAVYSGAKGGIIAFTKTLAREVATKGVTANTVCPGPTDTPALRKFADNSGQDADKVLAGMVRGVPMKRLAKPSDVAAAVAFFASDAAEYVTGQTLSVSGGLTMA from the coding sequence ATGAGCAACCGCGTCGCGCTCGTCACCGGCGGTGCGCAGGGCATCGGGCAGGGCATCGCGCAGACCCTGGGCGAGCAGCAGTACCGGGTCGCGATCGCCGACCTGAACCTCGAGGCCGCCCAGGCCACCGCGAAGTCGATCACCGAGGCGGGCGGCACCGCGCTGGCGGTGCAGGCCGACATCACCGACACCGCGTCGGTGCAGGCCGCGGTCAAGACCGTGACCGAGGAGCTCGGACCGGTGGAGATCGTGGTGAACAACGCGGGCTGGGACGACTTCATGAAGTTCGTCGACACCGACGAGGACTTCTGGAACCGCATCCTGGACATCAACTTCAAGGGCGCGCTGCGGGTCGTCCAGGCCGTCGTGCCGGGCATGATCGAGCGCGGGTTCGGCCGGGTGATCAACATCGGCTCGGACGCCGGCCGCGTCGGGTCCTCGCTGGAGGCGGTGTACTCGGGCGCGAAGGGCGGCATCATCGCGTTCACCAAGACGCTGGCCCGCGAGGTCGCCACGAAGGGCGTCACGGCCAACACGGTGTGCCCTGGCCCGACCGATACCCCGGCGCTGCGCAAGTTCGCCGACAACTCCGGGCAGGACGCCGACAAGGTGCTGGCCGGGATGGTGCGCGGGGTGCCGATGAAGCGGCTGGCCAAGCCGAGCGACGTCGCGGCCGCGGTCGCGTTCTTCGCCTCCGACGCCGCCGAGTACGTCACCGGGCAGACCCTGTCGGTCAGCGGCGGATTGACGATGGCGTGA
- a CDS encoding enoyl-CoA hydratase/isomerase family protein translates to MIDFDVPELSTLRIEEPEDGILLLRINRPERMNSQTVVMFGEFLVAARAMRDSKARALILTGAGERAFCAGFDLDEIDVITRMGVREFLHFQELATGGLAAIRALPFPVIAAVHGAAVGGGMALALAADLRLAAQSAKFSAAFVKVGLSAGELGTSWQLTRLVGPGRAAEIAYTARVVAAEEAERIGLVNRVVPAPDLLGEALATARQIAGNSPGGVRMSKRALQRNQEVASYAGALELENRGQALLTRCADMTEALAAFKDKRAPEFTGR, encoded by the coding sequence ATGATCGACTTCGACGTGCCGGAGCTGAGCACGTTGCGCATCGAGGAACCCGAGGACGGGATCCTGCTGCTGCGGATCAACCGGCCGGAGCGGATGAACTCGCAGACCGTCGTGATGTTCGGCGAGTTCCTCGTCGCCGCCCGTGCGATGCGCGACAGCAAGGCGCGGGCGCTCATCCTGACCGGCGCGGGGGAGCGGGCCTTCTGCGCCGGCTTCGACCTCGACGAGATCGACGTGATCACCCGCATGGGCGTGCGGGAGTTCCTGCACTTCCAGGAGCTGGCCACCGGGGGCCTGGCCGCGATCCGCGCGCTGCCGTTCCCGGTGATCGCCGCGGTGCACGGCGCCGCGGTCGGCGGCGGGATGGCGCTCGCGCTGGCCGCCGACCTCCGGCTGGCGGCGCAGAGCGCGAAGTTCAGCGCGGCGTTCGTCAAGGTGGGCCTCTCGGCAGGAGAGCTGGGCACGTCCTGGCAGCTGACCCGGCTGGTCGGGCCGGGACGCGCGGCCGAGATCGCCTACACCGCACGGGTCGTCGCCGCCGAGGAGGCGGAACGGATCGGACTGGTGAACCGGGTGGTGCCCGCGCCGGACCTGCTGGGCGAGGCGCTGGCGACGGCACGGCAGATCGCCGGGAACTCGCCCGGCGGCGTGCGGATGTCCAAGCGGGCGCTGCAGCGCAACCAGGAGGTCGCCTCCTACGCGGGCGCACTGGAGCTGGAGAACCGCGGGCAGGCACTGCTGACCCGCTGCGCGGACATGACCGAGGCGCTGGCGGCGTTCAAGGACAAGCGCGCGCCGGAATTCACGGGAAGGTGA
- a CDS encoding enoyl-CoA hydratase/isomerase family protein, whose amino-acid sequence MSDTVVVRRSAGAGIEVCTLKRPPANALGLPIIEGLHAALDEAAGAKVVVVSSEVPGFFAAGADIKHMSSIDAKSFTEYGDRLRGVLDRLAAPDRITIAAVDGLALGGGLELAMACTLRVGSASARFGLPEVKLGLIPGAGGTQRLPRLVGRGRALDIMLTARQVPAEEAHAIGLIDRLVPAGTAEKAALELAQELAGLSLPAQQAVIRTVDAAFDLPLEQGFRYEVEQEQELFESGEAREGITAFLEKRPANFA is encoded by the coding sequence ATGAGCGACACCGTGGTCGTCCGCCGCTCCGCCGGGGCCGGTATCGAGGTCTGCACACTGAAGCGCCCGCCCGCCAACGCATTGGGGCTGCCCATCATCGAGGGGCTGCACGCCGCGCTCGACGAGGCAGCCGGCGCGAAGGTCGTGGTCGTGTCGTCGGAGGTCCCGGGCTTCTTCGCGGCGGGCGCCGACATCAAGCACATGTCCTCGATCGACGCGAAGTCGTTCACCGAGTACGGCGACCGGCTGCGCGGTGTGCTCGACCGGCTGGCCGCGCCGGACCGGATCACCATCGCCGCGGTGGACGGCCTCGCCCTGGGCGGCGGGCTGGAGCTGGCCATGGCGTGCACGCTCCGGGTCGGCTCGGCGTCGGCGAGGTTCGGGCTGCCCGAGGTCAAGCTCGGCCTGATCCCGGGCGCGGGCGGGACGCAACGGCTGCCCCGGCTCGTCGGGCGCGGCCGGGCGCTGGACATCATGCTCACCGCGCGCCAGGTCCCGGCCGAGGAGGCGCACGCCATCGGGCTGATCGACCGCCTGGTGCCGGCCGGGACGGCGGAGAAGGCGGCGCTGGAACTGGCGCAGGAGCTGGCCGGGCTGTCGCTGCCGGCGCAGCAGGCGGTGATCCGCACCGTCGACGCGGCCTTCGACCTTCCGCTGGAGCAGGGTTTCCGGTACGAGGTCGAGCAGGAGCAGGAGCTGTTCGAGTCCGGCGAGGCCCGTGAAGGGATCACCGCGTTCCTCGAGAAGCGGCCGGCGAACTTCGCGTGA
- a CDS encoding thiolase family protein, which produces MSKHTKSPMLAAGREVLLAEAVRTPIGKSHPERGWYRDTHPNAMLAACYTELVSRAGIEPGAVEDLVIGCTAPFGEQSRNIGRNAWLQAGYPPEVPAVTLDRRCGSAQTAIAMGAGLIGSGTHDLVIAGGVEHMGHVPIDSPVKISELYGDPWPEELRELYSFVHQGESAELIADRWDIGRTEMDEFAVRSHRLASEALEAGRFDAETVPFGELRGDQSIRPGTDLEKLASLKPAFRKENGRITAGSSSPISDGAAAVVLASRAAAAEHGLRPRARILDQTTVGVDPVIMLTGPIPATRKLLQRNGLTIDDIDLVEINEAFSSVVLAWERELKPDMERVNVNGGAIALGHPVGATGARLMATILAELERRDAELGLVTMCCGGGLGTATLIQRLDG; this is translated from the coding sequence ATGAGCAAGCACACGAAGAGCCCCATGCTCGCGGCCGGGCGCGAGGTCCTGCTCGCCGAGGCCGTGCGCACGCCGATCGGCAAGTCCCACCCCGAGCGCGGCTGGTACCGCGACACGCATCCGAACGCGATGCTGGCCGCCTGCTACACCGAGCTCGTCTCGCGGGCCGGCATCGAGCCCGGCGCGGTCGAGGACCTGGTGATCGGCTGCACCGCGCCGTTCGGTGAGCAGTCCCGCAACATCGGCCGCAACGCGTGGCTGCAGGCCGGGTACCCGCCCGAGGTGCCCGCGGTGACGCTGGACCGGCGCTGCGGCTCGGCGCAGACGGCGATCGCGATGGGCGCCGGGCTGATCGGGTCCGGCACGCACGACCTCGTCATCGCGGGCGGTGTCGAGCACATGGGACACGTCCCGATCGACTCGCCGGTGAAGATCTCCGAGCTGTACGGCGATCCGTGGCCCGAAGAGCTGCGCGAGCTGTATTCCTTTGTGCACCAGGGCGAAAGTGCCGAGCTGATCGCCGACCGCTGGGACATCGGGCGCACCGAGATGGACGAGTTCGCGGTCCGCTCGCACCGGCTGGCGTCCGAAGCGCTGGAGGCGGGCCGGTTCGACGCCGAAACCGTGCCCTTCGGTGAGCTGCGCGGCGACCAGAGCATCCGGCCCGGTACCGACCTGGAGAAGCTGGCGAGCCTCAAACCCGCCTTCCGCAAGGAAAACGGGCGGATCACGGCGGGCAGCTCGTCGCCGATCTCGGACGGCGCGGCCGCCGTGGTGCTGGCCTCCCGTGCCGCGGCCGCCGAACACGGACTGCGCCCGCGGGCGCGCATCCTCGACCAGACCACGGTCGGCGTGGATCCGGTCATCATGCTCACCGGCCCGATCCCGGCGACCCGGAAACTGCTGCAGCGCAACGGGCTGACCATCGACGACATCGATCTGGTCGAGATCAACGAGGCGTTCAGCTCCGTGGTCCTGGCCTGGGAGCGCGAGCTGAAGCCGGACATGGAACGGGTCAACGTCAACGGCGGCGCGATCGCACTCGGGCATCCGGTCGGCGCGACCGGTGCCCGGCTGATGGCCACGATCCTGGCCGAGCTGGAGCGCCGTGACGCGGAGCTGGGCCTGGTCACGATGTGCTGCGGCGGCGGCCTCGGCACGGCGACCCTGATCCAGCGGCTCGACGGATGA